In the Vitis vinifera cultivar Pinot Noir 40024 chromosome 2, ASM3070453v1 genome, one interval contains:
- the LOC100259871 gene encoding cellulose synthase-like protein G2, whose translation MTSKEMGGGGLTDQSQCLPLHTRALPHHTSANRVFAVVYLCAILALLYHHFLALLHTTTVVSLLFLLADAVLAFMWATAQAFRMCPTQRQVFIEHLQHVAKESDYPALDVFICTADPYKEPPISVVNTALSVMAYDYPTEKLSVYVSDDGGSQLTLFAFMGAARFATHWLPYCRKNKILERCPEAYFESNPSSWFPEADQIKLMYENMRVRVETAVKSGIISHDYINSKQELEAFIRWTDGFTSQNHPAVIQVLLECGKDEDVMGHTMPNLVYVSRGKSINLPHNFKAGALNALLRVSATMTNAPVILTLDSDMYSNDPQTPLRVLCYLLDPSMDPKLAYVQFPQIFYAINKNDIYGGEARHVFQTHPTGMDVLKGPIYLGTGGFFRRKVFFGDPSETFELKQDHLGSKSIKSREILASAHHVADCNFESQSQWGTKMGFRYGSLVEDMYTSYMLQCEGWKSIFCHPKRPAFLPQLALLKRKNLEGLYLQMLLAGFVMVNCWPIYEAMVLRTDRGRMATRTTIISIFLAWALCIIVSILDNLIRMIHSKEMGSSTESHGSTIHVPPLHTCVLKSRTTANRLFAIVYSFAILSLLYRHCIALLHSFSIVSLLILLADAVLAFMWATSQAFRMCPVERRVFIENLEHYAKESDYPRLDVFICTADPYKEPPMCVVNTALSVMAYDYPTEKLSVYVSDDGGSKLTLFAFMEAARFATHWLPYCKKNKIVERCPDAYFKSNNSWFPETDRIKMMYENMRVRVENVVQEGTISRDYMTNEGESEAFSRWTDEFTPQNHPPVVQVLLECGKDEDVMGHTMPNLVYVSRGKGINLPQNFKAGALNALLRVSATMTNAPVILTLDSDMYSNDPQTPLRALCYLLDPSMDPKLAYVQFPQIFYGINKNDIYGGEARHTFQIHPTGMDGLKGPIYLGTGGFFRRKVFFGDPSETFELKQDHLGSKSIKSRVILASAHHVADCNFESQSQSQWGTKMGFRYGSLVEDMYTSYMLQCEGWKSIFCHPKRPAFLGNSPTNFHDFLNQTRRWSIGLLEVAFCKYSPITYGTRTINLLSGLCFAYYSFWPIWSIPITIYAFLPQLALLNYVSIFPKMSDPWFFVYIFCFLGTYGQDYLELILSGGTTQRWWNNQRVWMMRGLSSFSIGSVEYILKSIGISTFGFNVTSKAVEEEQSKRYKKGMFEFGVASPLFLPLTTAAIINLVSFLWGIAQIFRQGRIEDLLLQILLVGFAMVNCWPIYEAMVLRADEAKMPVKITLISIVLAWALYLASSIAF comes from the exons ATGACCAGCAAAGAAATGGGAGGAGGAGGTCTAACCGATCAGAGCCAATGCCTTCCTCTTCACACACGGGCGCTACCGCATCACACCAGCGCAAACCGAGTATTTGCAGTTGTCTACTTGTGTGCCATCTTAGCTCTGCTGTATCATCACTTCCTTGCTCTACTTCACACCACCACCGTAGTCTCCCTCCTCTTTCTTCTAGCTGATGCAGTGCTGGCTTTCATGTGGGCAACCGCACAGGCCTTTCGGATGTGTCCAACCCAACGTCAGGTTTTCATCGAACACCTTCAACATGTTGCCAAGGAGAGTGATTATCCGGCACTGGATGTGTTTATCTGCACTGCTGATCCATACAAGGAGCCACCTATAAGTGTGGTGAACACTGCTCTATCTGTGATGGCATATGATTATCCAACAGAGAAATTGTCAGTATATGTATCAGATGATGGAGGTTCGCAGCTGACCCTCTTTGCTTTCATGGGGGCTGCTAGGTTTGCAACCCACTGGCTACCTTACTGCAGGAAGAACAAGATTTTAGAGAGGTGTCCAGAGGCCTATTTTGAATCAAACCCCTCATCGTGGTTCCCTGAGGCTGATCAAATTAAG CTGATGTACGAGAACATGAGAGTTAGGGTGGAGACTGCGGTTAAGAGTGGGATAATTAGCCATGATTATATCAATAGCAAGCAGGAATTGGAAGCTTTCATCAGATGGACTGATGGATTTACATCTCAGAATCATCCTGCAGTGATTCAG GTTTTGTTGGAGTGTGGTAAAGATGAGGATGTCATGGGCCATACGATGCCCAACCTTGTTTACGTATCCAGAGGGAAAAGCATCAATTTGCCCCACAATTTCAAGGCTGGTGCTCTTAATGCCCTG CTTCGTGTATCAGCCACCATGACTAATGCACCAGTGATCCTGACCCTAGATAGCGACATGTACTCCAATGATCCACAGACACCTCTTCGTGTGCTGTGTTATCTCTTAGACCCCTCTATGGATCCAAAACTTGCGTATGTTCAGTTTCCTCAGATCTTCTATGCGATCAACAAGAATGATATTTATGGTGGTGAAGCCAGGCATGTATTTCAAACTCATCCCACGGGAATGGATGTACTGAAAGGCCCTATATATCTAGGTACAGGAGGTTTTTTCCGGCGAAAAGTCTTCTTTGGGGACCCATCAGAAACCTTTGAATTGAAGCAGGATCACCTAGGGAGCAAGTCAATCAAGTCCAGGGAAATTTTAGCATCGGCGCATCATGTTGCAGACTGCAATTTTGAGAGCCAGAGCCAATGGGGCACCAAG ATGGGCTTTAGGTATGGATCACTGGTTGAGGACATGTACACTAGCTATATGCTTCAATGTGAGGGAtggaagtccattttttgccaTCCCAAAAGGCCTGCATTTCTCCCCCAGCTAGCCCTACTCAAACGT AAAAACCTGGAAGGCCTGTATTTGCAGATGTTGTTAGCTGGTTTTGTGATGGTGAACTGCTGGCCAATATATGAAGCCATGGTCTTGAGAACTGATAGAGGAAGGATGGCCACCAGAACTACTATTATTTCCATATTCTTGGCTTGGGCTCTTTGCATAATTGTTTCT ATCTTGGACAATCTCATCCGTATGATACACAGCAAAGAAATGGGAAGTTCAACTGAGAGCCATGGCAGCACCATCCATGTCCCTCCTCTTCACACCTGTGTGCTTAAGAGTCGAACCACTGCAAACCGATTATTCGCCATAGTCTACTCCTTTGCTATCTTGTCTTTGCTGTATCGCCACTGCATTGCTCTACTCCACTCCTTCAGCATAGTCTCCCTCCTCATTCTTCTGGCTGATGCAGTGCTGGCTTTCATGTGGGCAACCTCACAGGCCTTTCGCATGTGTCCTGTGGAACGTCGGGTTTTCATCGAAAACCTTGAACATTATGCCAAGGAGAGTGATTATCCGAGGTTGGATGTGTTTATATGCACTGCTGATCCGTATAAGGAGCCACCTATGTGTGTGGTGAACACTGCTCTGTCTGTGATGGCATACGATTATCCGACAGAGAAGTTGTCGGTGTATGTATCGGATGACGGAGGTTCGAAGCTGACCCTCTTTGCTTTCATGGAGGCTGCTAGGTTTGCCACCCACTGGCTGCCTTACTGCAAGAAAAACAAGATTGTAGAGAGGTGTCCCGATGCATATTTTAAATCCAATAACTCATGGTTTCCAGAGACTGATCGGATCAAG ATGATGTATGAGAATATGAGAGTTAGGGTGGAGAATGTTGTCCAGGAAGGGACCATTAGCCGTGATTATATGACTAATGAAGGAGAAAGTGAAGCTTTCAGCAGATGGACAGATGAATTTACACCTCAGAATCATCCTCCAGTAGTCCAG GTTTTGTTGGAGTGTGGTAAAGATGAGGATGTCATGGGCCATACGATGCCCAACCTTGTTTATGTATCCAGAGGGAAAGGCATCAATTTGCCCCAAAATTTCAAGGCCGGTGCTCTTAATGCCCTG CTTCGTGTATCAGCCACCATGACTAATGCACCAGTAATCCTGACCCTAGATAGCGACATGTACTCCAATGATCCACAGACACCTCTTCGTGCGCTGTGTTATCTCTTAGACCCCTCTATGGATCCAAAACTTGCGTATGTTCAGTTTCCTCAGATCTTCTATGGGATCAACAAGAATGATATTTATGGTGGTGAAGCCAGGCATACATTTCAAATTCATCCCACGGGAATGGATGGACTGAAAGGCCCTATATATCTAGGTACAGGAGGTTTTTTCCGGCGAAAAGTCTTCTTTGGGGACCCATCAGAAACCTTTGAATTGAAGCAGGATCACCTAGGGAGCAAGTCAATCAAGTCCAGGGTAATTTTAGCATCGGCGCATCATGTTGCAGACTGCAATTTTGAGAGCCAGAGCCAGAGCCAATGGGGCACCAAG ATGGGCTTTAGGTATGGATCACTGGTTGAGGACATGTACACTAGCTATATGCTTCAATGTGAGGGAtggaagtccattttttgccaTCCCAAAAGGCCTGCATTTCTGGGAAATTCACCCACCAACTTCCATGACTTTCTGAATCAAACCAGGCGATGGTCAATTGGCCTCCTTGAAGTGGCCTTCTGCAAATATAGCCCAATCACATATGGCACCCGCACCATAAACCTTCTCAGTGGCCTATGTTTTGCTTACTATTCCTTCTGGCCCATTTGGTCAATTCCCATTACGATCTATGCCTTTCTCCCCCAGCTTGCTCTGCTTAACTATGTCTCGATCTTCCCAAAG ATGTCAGATCCCTGGTTTTTTGTGTATATATTCTGTTTTCTTGGAACCTATGGGCAAGATTATCTCGAGTTAATATTATCTGGGGGGACAACTCAAAGGTGGTGGAACAATCAGAGAGTATGGATGATGAGGGGGCTCTCGAGTTTCTCAATTGGGTCGGTTGAATACATCCTCAAGTCCATTGGCATTTCCACATTCGGATTCAATGTGACAAGCAAGGCGGTGGAAGAGGAACAAAGCAAGCGATACAAGAAAGGGATGTTTGAGTTTGGAGTCGCATCACCCTTGTTCTTGCCACTAACAACAGCAGCAATAATCAACTTGGTCTCATTCCTATGGGGCATTGCACAAATCTTCAGGCAAGGAAGAATTGAAGATCTACTTCTGCAGATTTTGTTAGTTGGTTTTGCAATGGTGAACTGTTGGCCCATATATGAAGCCATGGTGTTGAGGGCTGATGAAGCAAAGATGCCAGTGAAGATCACATTGATCTCAATTGTCCTAGCATGGGCTCTTTACTTGGCATCTTCCATAGCATTTTAA
- the LOC100267402 gene encoding cellulose synthase-like protein G3 — protein sequence MEETRAKGLPLHTRVLMPRTWANRVFACVYLCAILALLYHHLIAVLHSTSMVPLFILLADGNNSLLMSFSWTTSQAFRMCPTESRVFIEHLQHYVKQSDYPGLDVFICTADPYKEPPMCVVNTTLSVMAYDYPPEKLSVYVSDDGGSQLTLFAFIEAARFATHWLPYCRKNKILERCPEAYFRSSPSWSPETAQIKMMYERMRARVENVVKRGSILPDYITNEAESEAFSRWADGFTPRDHPAVVQVLLEADRDKDITGHTMPNLVYASREKNMNLPHHFKAGALNVLLRVSATMTNAPILLTLDSDMYSNDSQTPLCALCFLLDPCIDSKLGFVQFPQMFYGINKNDTYGAESRQSEIVLIGMDGLVGPTNIGTGCFFRRQVFLGGSSPQLNPDLLVSKSIKSEEVLALAHHVAGCNYENQTSWGSKMGFRYGSLVEDLYTGYRLHCEGWKSIFCNPKRPAFLGKAPINLNDMLNQTVRWCVGLLEVAFCKHSPVTFGARSINLLTGLCYGHMALWPISSIPVTIYAFLPQLALLKCVSIFPEASDPWFFLRLFLFLGAYGQNCLEFMLSGGSIQKWWNDQRVWMMRGLSSMMFGLVEYLLKTIGISTFGFSVTNKTVEEEQSKRYDQGLFEFGVSSPLLLPMTTAAIINCISFLWGIAQIFTQGRLEGILLQMFLAGFATVNCWPIYEAILLRTDGGKIPVKFTLISIILAWALYLTSSIAF from the exons atggaagagacaAGAGCGAAAGGCCTTCCTCTTCACACAAGGGTGCTCATGCCCCGGACCTGGGCGAACCGAGTCTTTGCATGTGTATACTTGTGTGCCATCTTGGCTCTGCTATATCACCATCTCATTGCTGTGCTGCACTCCACCTCCATGGTCCCCCTCTTCATTCTTCTAGCTGATGGCA ACAATTCTTTGTTGATGAGTTTTTCATGGA CAACTTCACAGGCCTTCCGCATGTGTCCAACTGAGAGTCGGGTTTTCATCGAACACCTTCAACATTATGTCAAGCAGAGTGATTATCCAGGGTTGGATGTCTTTATATGCACTGCCGATCCATACAAGGAGCCACCTATGTGTGTGGTGAACACAACTTTATCGGTAATGGCTTATGATTATCCCCCGGAGAAGCTGTCAGTGTATGTCTCTGATGATGGAGGTTCTCAGCTGACTCTCTTTGCCTTCATAGAGGCTGCTAGGTTTGCCACCCACTGGTTACCCTATTGTAGAAAGAATAAGATTTTAGAAAGGTGTCCCGAGGCCTATTTTAGATCCAGTCCCTCATGGTCTCCTGAGACCGCTCAAATTAAG ATGATGTATGAGAGAATGAGAGCTAGGGTGGAGAATGTGGTCAAGAGGGGGAGCATTTTGCCTGATTATATCACAAATGAGGCAGAATCTGAAGCCTTCAGCAGATGGGCTGATGGATTTACGCCTCGAGATCATCCTGCTGTTGTTCAG GTTTTGTTAGAGGCCGACAGAGATAAAGACATAACCGGCCATACAATGCCCAACCTTGTCTATGCGTCCAGAGAGAAAAACATGAATTTGCCCCATCATTTCAAGGCCGGTGCTCTTAATGTCCTG CTTCGAGTATCAGCAACCATGACCAATGCACCAATACTCCTGACCCTAGACAGCGACATGTACTCAAATGATTCGCAAACGCCTCTTTGTGCACTGTGTTTTCTCTTAGACCCTTGTATAGATTCAAAACTCGGATTTGTTCAGTTCCCTCAGATGTTCTATGGGATCAACAAGAATGATACTTATGGTGCTGAATCTAGACAGAGTGAAATTGTTCTAATTGGGATGGATGGATTGGTAGGGCCTACAAATATAGGTACAGGATGTTTTTTCCGCAGACAAGTCTTCCTTGGTGGCTCCTCCCCACAACTGAACCCTGATCTTCTAGTTAGCAAGTCAATCAAGTCCGAAGAAGTTTTAGCACTAGCACACCATGTTGCGGGCTGCAATTATGAAAATCAAACCAGTTGGGGCTCCAAG ATGGGATTTAGGTATGGATCATTGGTTGAGGACTTATACACAGGCTATCGACTTCATTGTGAAGGATGGAAGTCCATTTTCTGCAATCCCAAAAGGCCTGCATTTCTGGGAAAGGCGCCTATCAATCTCAATGACATGTTGAATCAAACCGTAAGATGGTGTGTGGGACTCCTTGAAGTGGCATTTTGCAAGCATAGCCCTGTCACCTTTGGAGCCCGTTCCATAAACCTTCTCACAGGATTATGTTATGGGCACATGGCATTATGGCCTATTTCGTCCATTCCAGTTACCATCTATGCCTTTCTACCTCAGCTAGCTCTCCTCAAGTGTGTCTCAATCTTCCCAGAG GCCTCAGACCCTTGGTTTTTCTTGCGTCTATTTCTTTTCCTTGGAGCCTATGGACAAAATTGTCTTGAGTTTATGTTGTCTGGAGGATCAATCCAAAAGTGGTGGAATGATCAGAGGGTGTGGATGATGAGAGGGCTCTCAAGCATGATGTTTGGATTGGTGGAATACTTACTGAAGACCATTGGCATTTCCACATTTGGATTTAGTGTCACAAACAAGACTGTTGAAGAGGAACAAAGCAAGCGATACGACCAAGGGCTGTTCGAGTTTGGAGTCTCATCACCCTTGTTATTGCCAATGACAACAGCCGCCATAATCAACTGCATCTCTTTCCTATGGGGCATTGCCCAAATCTTCACACAAGGAAGGCTTGAAGGTATACTTCTACAGATGTTCTTAGCAGGTTTTGCGACGGTAAATTGCTGGCCAATATATGAAGCCATTCTGTTGAGGACCGACGGAGGAAAGATCCCAGTGAAGTTCACATTGATCTCAATTATTCTAGCATGGGCTCTTTACTTAACATCTTCGATAGCATTCTAA